The proteins below come from a single Pyramidobacter porci genomic window:
- the pncA gene encoding bifunctional nicotinamidase/pyrazinamidase encodes MKKTALFIIDVQNDFCENGALAVPDGTAVVPVCNRLIQMAAERGCPVLASRDWHPANHCSFKDFGGPWPMHCVAGQNGAEFHPDLQLPVDVMVFNKGTDANAEAYSAFDGTQAAGVLHDAGIERLIICGLATDYCVKASVLDALQAGFDVLVVSDGCRAVNVNPDDGEKAFAEMEAAGAAVLPLAKVEF; translated from the coding sequence ATGAAAAAAACGGCGCTTTTTATTATCGACGTTCAGAATGACTTCTGTGAAAACGGCGCTTTGGCGGTTCCGGACGGCACTGCGGTCGTCCCGGTCTGCAACCGGTTGATCCAGATGGCCGCCGAACGCGGCTGCCCGGTGTTGGCCAGCCGCGACTGGCATCCTGCCAATCACTGCAGTTTCAAGGACTTCGGCGGTCCCTGGCCGATGCACTGCGTGGCCGGACAAAACGGGGCGGAATTTCACCCCGATCTGCAGCTGCCGGTGGACGTGATGGTCTTTAACAAGGGGACGGACGCGAACGCCGAAGCCTATTCGGCTTTTGACGGCACGCAGGCGGCCGGCGTGCTTCATGACGCGGGCATCGAGCGTCTGATCATCTGCGGGCTGGCGACGGATTATTGCGTCAAGGCGAGCGTCCTCGACGCGCTGCAGGCGGGATTCGACGTGCTGGTGGTCAGCGACGGCTGCCGCGCCGTCAACGTGAACCCGGACGACGGCGAAAAGGCTTTCGCCGAGATGGAAGCGGCCGGAGCGGCGGTTCTGCCTCTCGCCAAGGTCGAATTCTGA